The Populus trichocarpa isolate Nisqually-1 chromosome 2, P.trichocarpa_v4.1, whole genome shotgun sequence genome has a window encoding:
- the LOC18096492 gene encoding formate dehydrogenase, mitochondrial produces MKMPSDEPKLLNDDDGDNDVSVISTRNLRSQSEDIKCFPLFNENKYLAYGRRSHQLTYQSSTNPKLDKHIHDLHVLITTPFHPAYVTTERIKRIKNLQLLLIAGIGSDHIDLKAAAAAGLTVAEVIGSNVVLVVEDELMRILTLVRNFLPGYHQVINEEWNVAAIDYKAYDLEEKKVGTFSAERIGMLLLQRLKPFNCTLLYHNRLKMETELENQTGAKFEEDLNSILSKCDIVIINMPLIEKTRYDFQLILNKVCFLNEEHILASWYH; encoded by the exons ATGAAGATGCCTAGTGATGAGCCAAAACTTctgaatgatgatgatggtgacaATGATGTTAGTGTTATTTCAACAAGGAATTTGAGGAGTCAAAGTGAAGATATTAAGTGTTTCCCTCTTTTCAATGAAAACAAGTATTTGGCTTATGGAAGGCGGAGTCATCAACTCACGTACCAATCCTCCACTAATCCCA AACTTGACAAGCATATTCATGATCTCCATGT aCTCATCACTACACCTTTCCACCCTGCATATGTTACGACAGAAAGGATTAAGAGGATAAAAAACC TGCAACTGCTTCTCATTGCTGGAATTGGTTCTGATCATATAGATTTGAAGGCAGCGGCTGCTGCTGGGTTAACTGTTGCAGAGGTCATTGGAAGCAATGTTGTCTTAGTTGTAGAAGATGAGCTCATGAGAATCCTTACTCTTGTAAGAAATTTCTTACCTGGATATCATCAAGTTATCAATGAGGAGTGGAATGTGGCAGCAATTGACTATAAGGCTTATGatcttgaagaaaagaaagtggGAACTTTTAGTGCTGAACGCATCGGAATGCTTTTACTCCAACGTTTGAAGCCTTTCAATTGCACTCTACTGTATCATAATAGACTTAAGATGGAGACAGAGTTAGAGAATCAGACAGGGGCAAAGTTTGAGGAGGATCTAAATTCAATACTTTCTAAATGTGACATAGTTATCATCAACATGCCACTTATAGAGAAAACAAGGTATGACTTTCAACTAATTTTAAACAAGGTATGCTTTCTAAATGAGGAGCACATATTGGCTAGTTGGTACCACTGA
- the LOC7458271 gene encoding uncharacterized protein LOC7458271 — protein sequence MSVEILDGATIVNFLEDEEAFNAQICDRFAHLDSDHDGRLSYGEMLKELQCLRLLETHFGVDVETDPDELALVYDSLFVQFDHDLNGTVDLEEFKSETKQMMLAMASGMGFLPVQMVLEEDSFLKKAVEWESAKLVA from the coding sequence ATGAGTGTGGAGATTTTGGATGGTGCCACCATTGTCAACTTTCTAGAGGACGAGGAAGCATTCAACGCGCAAATATGTGACCGCTTCGCCCACCTTGATTCAGACCATGATGGCCGGCTTTCCTACGGGGAAATGTTGAAGGAGCTGCAGTGTTTGAGGTTATTGGAAACCCACTTCGGCGTGGATGTGGAAACAGACCCGGATGAGCTTGCTCTCGTCTATGATTCTCTTTTTGTCCAATTTGATCATGACTTGAATGGGACAGTGGACTTGGAAGAGTTCAAGTCAGAGACCAAGCAAATGATGCTAGCCATGGCCAGTGGTATGGGTTTCTTGCCTGTTCAGATGGTCCTGGAAGAAGACAGTTTCCTGAAGAAGGCTGTGGAGTGGGAATCTGCTAAACTCGTTGCCTGA
- the LOC7489870 gene encoding uncharacterized protein LOC7489870: MSVEILDGATIVNFLEDEEAFNAQICDRFAHLDSDHDGRLSYGEMLKELQCLRLLETHFGVDVETDPDELALVYGSLFVQFDHDLNGTVELEEFKSETKQMMLAMATGMGFLPVQMVLEEDSFLKKAVEWESTKLVA, encoded by the coding sequence ATGAGTGTGGAGATTTTGGATGGTGCCACCATTGTCAACTTTCTGGAGGACGAGGAAGCATTCAACGCGCAAATATGTGACCGCTTCGCCCACCTTGATTCAGACCATGATGGCCGGCTTTCCTACGGGGAAATGTTGAAGGAGCTGCAGTGTTTGAGGTTATTGGAAACCCACTTCGGCGTGGATGTGGAAACAGACCCGGATGAGCTTGCTCTCGTCTATGGTTCTCTTTTTGTCCAATTTGATCATGACTTGAATGGGACAGTGGAGTTAGAAGAGTTCAAGTCAGAGACCAAGCAAATGATGCTAGCCATGGCCACTGGTATGGGTTTCTTGCCTGTTCAGATGGTCCTGGAAGAAGACAGTTTCCTGAAGAAGGCTGTGGAGTGGGAATCTACTAAACTCGTTGCCTGA
- the LOC127904982 gene encoding uncharacterized protein LOC127904982 produces MSVEILDGATIVNFLEDEEAFNAQICDRFAHLDSDHDGRLSYGEMLKELQCLRLLETHFGVDVETDPDELALVYGSLFVQFDHDLNGTVELEEFKPETKQMMLAMATGMGFLPVQMVLEEDSFLKKAVEWESAKLVA; encoded by the coding sequence ATGAGTGTGGAGATTTTGGATGGTGCCACCATTGTCAACTTTCTGGAGGACGAGGAAGCATTCAACGCGCAAATATGTGACCGCTTCGCCCACCTTGATTCAGACCATGATGGACGGCTTTCCTACGGGGAAATGTTGAAGGAGCTGCAGTGTTTGAGGTTATTGGAAACCCACTTCGGCGTGGATGTGGAAACAGACCCGGATGAGCTTGCTCTCGTCTATGGTTCTCTTTTTGTCCAATTTGATCATGACTTGAATGGGACAGTGGAGTTAGAAGAGTTCAAGCCAGAGACCAAGCAAATGATGCTAGCCATGGCCACTGGTATGGGTTTCTTGCCTGTTCAGATGGTCCTGGAAGAAGACAGTTTCCTGAAGAAGGCTGTGGAGTGGGAATCTGCTAAACTCGTTGCCTGA
- the LOC127904983 gene encoding uncharacterized protein LOC127904983, which yields MSVEILDGATIVNFLEDEEAFNAQICDRFAHLDSDHDGRLSYGEMLKELQCLRLLETHFGVDVETDPDELALVYGSLFVQFDHDLNGTVELEEFKSETKQMMLAMATGMGFLPVQMVLEEDSFLKKAVEWESAKLVA from the coding sequence ATGAGTGTGGAGATTTTGGATGGTGCCACCATTGTCAACTTTCTGGAGGACGAGGAAGCATTCAACGCGCAAATATGTGACCGCTTCGCCCACCTTGATTCAGACCATGATGGCCGGCTTTCCTACGGGGAAATGTTGAAGGAGCTGCAGTGTTTGAGGTTATTGGAAACCCACTTCGGCGTGGATGTGGAAACAGACCCGGATGAGCTTGCTCTCGTCTATGGTTCTCTTTTTGTCCAATTTGATCATGACTTGAATGGGACAGTGGAGTTAGAAGAGTTCAAGTCAGAGACCAAGCAAATGATGCTAGCCATGGCCACTGGTATGGGTTTCTTGCCTGTTCAGATGGTCCTGGAAGAAGACAGTTTCCTGAAGAAGGCTGTGGAGTGGGAATCTGCTAAACTCGTTGCCTGA